In Plantibacter sp. PA-3-X8, one DNA window encodes the following:
- a CDS encoding helix-turn-helix domain-containing protein: MSLTHTAVTADLEPCGKEDHPDCGIRDVLDRIGDTWSVLVVVELASGDRRFRELQRAIDGISQRMLTLTLRRLERDGLVDRTVYPTVPAQVSYALTSSGAGLSHLIKMLADWSLEQRPVIAASRSAYDAAHPGHTIR; this comes from the coding sequence ATGTCACTCACGCACACCGCGGTAACCGCCGACCTCGAACCCTGCGGCAAGGAGGACCACCCGGACTGCGGCATCCGGGATGTCCTCGACCGCATCGGCGACACCTGGTCGGTCCTCGTCGTCGTCGAGCTCGCGTCGGGCGACCGCCGGTTCCGCGAGCTCCAGCGGGCGATCGACGGGATCTCCCAACGCATGCTGACGCTGACCCTCCGCCGCCTCGAACGCGACGGCCTCGTCGACCGGACCGTGTACCCGACGGTTCCCGCGCAGGTGTCCTACGCGCTCACCTCGTCCGGTGCTGGGCTCTCCCACCTGATCAAGATGCTCGCCGACTGGTCGCTCGAGCAGCGGCCGGTGATCGCGGCGTCGCGTTCGGCGTACGACGCCGCCCACCCGGGGCATACCATCCGGTGA
- a CDS encoding NAD(P)H-binding protein has product MILVTGTTGQLGSAILNALTVRGPAPLASNRSGQDGARRMDFDDPDTVSFVGVDTLVLVSAGEAEDDVVIARHETAISAAERDGVQHVVYTSLTSAGDHLAFALAHRWTERRLQHSSLSWTILRNGLYAELFGSLLAWSGDSLGSAFGDGALAAVARADLAEAAAVVAESPSDHVGRSYDLVGEPITAAQVADRLAVPLRSVSLAEQRSTLAEAALKPFQPAMLMSIFTGVRHGFLDGTGDDLRTLLGREPADTVAVAVAAASLPPR; this is encoded by the coding sequence ATGATCCTCGTCACCGGAACCACCGGCCAACTCGGCAGCGCGATCCTCAATGCGCTCACCGTCCGTGGGCCCGCACCGCTCGCGAGCAACCGCAGCGGACAGGACGGCGCGCGACGGATGGACTTCGACGACCCCGACACCGTCTCCTTCGTCGGCGTCGACACGCTCGTCCTCGTGTCGGCGGGTGAAGCCGAGGACGACGTCGTGATCGCCCGACACGAGACGGCGATCTCCGCGGCTGAGCGGGACGGGGTACAGCACGTCGTGTACACGAGCCTCACCTCGGCCGGAGACCACCTCGCGTTCGCGCTCGCGCACCGGTGGACCGAGCGTCGGCTGCAGCACAGCAGCCTGTCCTGGACGATCCTGCGGAACGGCCTCTACGCCGAGCTGTTCGGGTCGCTCCTGGCGTGGTCGGGCGACTCGCTCGGTTCGGCGTTCGGCGACGGGGCGCTCGCCGCCGTCGCACGAGCCGACCTCGCCGAGGCCGCCGCCGTCGTCGCAGAGTCACCGTCGGACCACGTCGGTCGCAGTTACGACCTCGTGGGCGAACCGATCACGGCCGCGCAGGTGGCCGATCGCTTGGCCGTCCCGCTTCGCAGCGTCTCCCTCGCCGAGCAGCGGTCGACGCTGGCCGAGGCCGCGCTCAAGCCGTTCCAGCCCGCCATGCTCATGTCGATCTTCACCGGCGTCCGGCACGGATTCCTCGACGGCACGGGTGACGACCTCCGAACCCTGCTCGGACGCGAACCAGCGGACACGGTCGCGGTCGCGGTCGCCGCCGCCTCGCTCCCGCCCCGCTGA
- a CDS encoding DUF418 domain-containing protein: protein MPQVSISSTPPVSSTGGATSRRWHLIDALRGFALVGILFVNVPDITRLGSDIPFDQRQSTLMDTVLEFAVQTRFVPIFAFLFGLSAMLVIQGARRRGTGALVPMLLRFSALAVIGIAHGFLYPGEILREYAICGILMLPLMLWLPRWALLGSGVVLTIAAYALTGGGLATLPGLFLAGAGAAAYGLPKVLDAGRRPVWITFLVAATLAVPAIVWQTTEPGDPRFTTAGGIAGGILAVVYVTGFALLWQTPMRRVLAAVFEPLGRMALTNYLAASAVFAVVGLVVPFREIDDLAAVSVGALALIAVQSVLSRLWLRHFRYGPVEWVWRMATWRRAVPLRGAALPAA, encoded by the coding sequence ATGCCTCAGGTCAGCATTTCTTCCACGCCGCCGGTCTCGTCCACCGGCGGCGCCACCTCGCGTCGCTGGCACCTCATCGACGCCCTCCGCGGGTTCGCGCTCGTCGGCATCCTCTTCGTCAACGTCCCCGACATCACCCGGCTCGGTAGCGACATCCCGTTCGACCAGCGACAGTCCACGCTCATGGACACCGTGCTCGAGTTCGCGGTGCAGACGCGGTTCGTCCCCATCTTCGCCTTCCTCTTCGGGCTGAGCGCGATGCTCGTGATCCAGGGCGCCCGCCGTCGCGGCACCGGTGCGCTCGTCCCGATGCTGCTGCGGTTCAGTGCGCTGGCGGTGATCGGCATCGCGCACGGGTTCCTCTACCCGGGCGAGATCCTCCGCGAGTACGCGATCTGCGGGATCCTCATGCTCCCCCTCATGCTGTGGTTGCCGCGCTGGGCGCTGCTCGGGTCCGGTGTCGTGCTCACGATCGCCGCCTACGCGCTCACGGGCGGTGGGCTCGCGACCCTGCCCGGACTGTTCCTCGCCGGTGCGGGGGCGGCGGCGTACGGCTTGCCGAAGGTGCTCGACGCCGGGCGGCGGCCCGTGTGGATCACCTTCCTCGTGGCGGCGACACTCGCCGTCCCGGCCATCGTCTGGCAGACCACTGAGCCCGGCGATCCGCGGTTCACGACCGCCGGTGGGATCGCGGGCGGGATCCTCGCCGTCGTGTACGTCACCGGATTCGCGCTGCTCTGGCAGACGCCGATGCGTCGGGTGCTCGCGGCCGTCTTTGAACCTCTCGGTCGCATGGCCCTCACCAACTACCTCGCCGCGAGCGCCGTGTTCGCGGTCGTCGGGCTGGTCGTCCCCTTCCGGGAGATCGACGACTTGGCCGCGGTGAGCGTCGGGGCGCTCGCGCTCATCGCGGTGCAGTCGGTGCTCAGCCGCCTCTGGCTGCGACACTTCCGCTACGGGCCGGTCGAGTGGGTCTGGCGGATGGCCACTTGGCGTCGCGCCGTCCCGCTGCGGGGTGCTGCGCTGCCAGCCGCCTGA
- a CDS encoding MarR family winged helix-turn-helix transcriptional regulator, giving the protein MTANESTTVATTDDLLQLENQVCFALAVASRSVISLYRPILEPLGLTHPQYLVMLALWQHSPRSVKDLGGALQLEPATLSPLLKRLETAGLVRRDRSRLDERVLDVSLTTAGRELRTQAEAIPHRVMNELRMDAEHLTQLREMLHAVIGAATTAPAVTGVDPL; this is encoded by the coding sequence GTGACCGCCAACGAATCCACCACCGTCGCCACGACCGACGACCTGCTCCAGCTCGAGAACCAGGTCTGCTTCGCGCTCGCCGTCGCGTCGCGCAGCGTCATCTCGCTCTACAGGCCGATCCTCGAACCGCTCGGTCTCACCCATCCGCAGTACCTCGTGATGCTCGCCCTCTGGCAGCACAGCCCGCGCTCGGTCAAGGACCTCGGCGGAGCGCTGCAGCTCGAGCCGGCGACGTTGTCCCCGCTCCTCAAGCGCCTCGAGACCGCCGGGCTCGTCCGACGCGACCGCAGCCGACTCGACGAACGCGTGCTCGACGTCTCACTCACCACCGCCGGCCGTGAGCTGCGCACTCAGGCGGAGGCCATCCCGCACCGGGTCATGAACGAGCTCCGGATGGACGCCGAGCATCTCACCCAGCTCCGCGAGATGCTCCACGCGGTGATCGGGGCGGCCACCACCGCGCCCGCCGTCACGGGTGTCGATCCGCTCTGA
- a CDS encoding MFS transporter, with amino-acid sequence MTRQQRLVLTIAILSSFVAFLDGSVVNVALPAMTKELGGGLIVQQWVVDAYLITLGSLILLAGSLSDAFGRIRILRIGLIGFGVTSILCAVAPTAEVLIIARLLQGGAAALLVPSSLAIIISTFSGVAQGKAIGTWTAWTGAAGITGPLLGGVLVDTLSWRLIFAINIIPILVTLWLMMRTDRVPEPEHRPRIDVVGAVLGAVGLGGPVFALIEQERYSWSSPMLLVPLIGGVVSFVAFLWWERRHPDPMLPLSLFRVRNFGYGNIATVFIYGALSLGFFAIAVFIQQTAGFSATLAGIATLPPTLVMLALSSWFGKLAGKHGPRLFMTVGPIIAGVGFLLMMGAQQDLNYWVQLFPGILLVGLGLAITVAPLTAGILGSIDPAHAGIGSAVNNAVSRVAGLVSIALVGIIAGGALGVDGFPRVVLATAVFMFVGGVVSFVGIRNPRTATAPETTTSSPA; translated from the coding sequence ATGACCCGCCAGCAGCGCCTCGTGCTCACGATCGCGATCCTCTCCTCGTTCGTGGCGTTCCTCGACGGCTCGGTCGTGAACGTCGCGCTCCCCGCGATGACGAAGGAACTCGGCGGCGGCCTCATCGTGCAGCAGTGGGTGGTCGACGCCTACCTGATCACCCTCGGTTCGCTCATCCTGCTCGCGGGCTCGCTCTCCGACGCGTTCGGGCGCATCCGCATCCTCCGCATCGGGCTCATCGGCTTCGGCGTCACCTCGATCCTGTGCGCGGTCGCACCGACCGCCGAGGTGCTCATCATCGCCCGGCTGCTCCAGGGTGGCGCGGCCGCGCTGCTCGTGCCGAGTTCGCTCGCCATCATCATCTCGACGTTCAGCGGCGTCGCGCAGGGCAAGGCGATCGGCACCTGGACGGCATGGACGGGGGCCGCGGGCATCACCGGCCCGCTGCTCGGCGGGGTGCTCGTCGACACGCTGTCCTGGCGCCTCATCTTCGCCATCAACATCATCCCGATCCTCGTCACCCTGTGGCTCATGATGCGTACTGACCGCGTACCCGAGCCCGAACACCGCCCGCGGATCGACGTCGTCGGTGCGGTGCTCGGCGCCGTCGGGCTGGGTGGTCCCGTCTTCGCGCTCATCGAGCAGGAGCGCTACAGCTGGTCGAGCCCGATGCTGCTCGTGCCGCTCATCGGCGGGGTCGTGTCCTTCGTCGCGTTCCTCTGGTGGGAGCGCCGCCACCCCGACCCGATGCTGCCGCTGTCGCTCTTCCGCGTGCGGAACTTCGGCTACGGCAACATCGCGACCGTCTTCATCTACGGCGCCCTCTCGCTCGGCTTCTTCGCCATCGCCGTCTTCATCCAGCAGACGGCGGGCTTCAGCGCCACGCTGGCCGGCATCGCGACGCTGCCGCCGACGCTCGTCATGCTCGCGTTGTCGTCGTGGTTCGGCAAGCTGGCCGGCAAGCACGGACCGCGGCTGTTCATGACGGTCGGGCCGATCATCGCCGGCGTCGGCTTCCTGCTGATGATGGGTGCGCAGCAGGACCTGAACTACTGGGTGCAGCTGTTCCCGGGCATCCTGCTCGTCGGTCTCGGCCTCGCGATCACGGTCGCGCCGCTCACCGCGGGCATCCTCGGATCGATCGACCCGGCCCATGCCGGCATCGGATCGGCGGTCAACAACGCGGTGTCGCGCGTGGCCGGCCTGGTTTCGATCGCCCTGGTCGGCATCATCGCCGGTGGCGCGCTCGGCGTCGACGGGTTCCCGCGGGTGGTCCTGGCGACCGCCGTGTTCATGTTCGTCGGCGGCGTGGTGTCGTTCGTCGGTATCCGGAACCCGCGGACCGCGACCGCGCCGGAGACGACGACCTCGTCGCCGGCCTGA